A single genomic interval of Microbacterium sp. LWO14-1.2 harbors:
- a CDS encoding branched-chain amino acid ABC transporter permease, which translates to MPSVSSREPIATETVVIAPPAPVRRPAAKWVRLVLLVVGAALVLSFPTIAPNPYILSAGVVILNYAVLSTGWNFMGGFTGYISLGHAAYFGLGAYGTGLLIKYVALPGFVAWILATVLVAVVAIPIGIAALRVRGASFVIVSIAFVLIMLLVFQSWRDVTGGSEGLNVPRPFPGMLRPEHHRVFFYLFVAVLAFALLTWWIIDRSKFGTALKSIREDEDKAQSLGVPTTRYKLIAYILSAFFVALGGGLYALWFGDLDPIFQFSILIGSYMVLMALLGGVRNLFGPLLGAVVVGIALEYFKLEFGDTQFHLIATGILLGVVVLFMPDGVIPAVGSLFRRRSDQASIREVTAAELLEQNEKRTADAANKETSA; encoded by the coding sequence TTGCCCAGCGTTTCTAGCCGCGAACCGATCGCGACCGAGACGGTCGTCATCGCTCCGCCCGCGCCCGTCCGCCGCCCGGCGGCCAAGTGGGTGCGCCTCGTGCTCCTCGTCGTCGGCGCAGCCCTCGTGCTGTCGTTCCCGACGATCGCTCCCAACCCGTACATCCTGTCGGCCGGCGTGGTGATCCTGAACTACGCCGTGCTGTCGACCGGGTGGAACTTCATGGGCGGCTTCACCGGGTACATCTCGCTCGGGCACGCGGCCTACTTCGGCCTCGGCGCCTACGGGACCGGGCTCCTCATCAAGTACGTCGCCCTGCCTGGCTTCGTGGCCTGGATCCTCGCCACGGTGCTCGTCGCGGTCGTCGCCATCCCGATCGGCATCGCCGCCCTGCGCGTGCGAGGGGCGTCGTTCGTGATCGTCTCCATCGCCTTCGTGCTCATCATGCTGCTGGTGTTCCAGAGCTGGCGCGACGTCACGGGCGGCTCCGAGGGACTCAACGTCCCCCGGCCGTTCCCCGGCATGCTGCGCCCGGAGCACCACCGCGTGTTCTTCTACCTCTTCGTCGCCGTGCTCGCCTTCGCCCTGCTCACCTGGTGGATCATCGACCGGTCGAAGTTCGGCACGGCGTTGAAGTCGATCCGCGAGGACGAGGACAAGGCGCAGTCGCTCGGCGTCCCGACAACCCGCTACAAGCTCATCGCCTACATCCTGTCCGCGTTCTTCGTGGCACTGGGCGGCGGCCTGTACGCACTGTGGTTCGGCGACCTCGACCCGATCTTCCAGTTCTCGATCCTGATCGGGTCGTACATGGTGCTCATGGCGCTGCTCGGCGGGGTGCGCAACCTGTTCGGCCCGCTGCTGGGCGCTGTGGTCGTCGGCATCGCGCTCGAGTACTTCAAGCTCGAGTTCGGCGACACGCAGTTCCACCTCATCGCCACCGGCATCCTGCTCGGCGTCGTCGTGCTCTTCATGCCCGACGGCGTGATCCCTGCCGTCGGATCGCTCTTCCGGCGCAGGTCCGACCAGGCGTCGATCCGCGAGGTCACCGCGGCGGAGCTGCTGGAGCAGAACGAGAAGCGCACGGCGGATGCCGCGAACAAGGAGACGTCAGCATGA
- a CDS encoding branched-chain amino acid ABC transporter permease gives MSGSLLLQSLILGVLLGGLYALLAAGLTLYFGIMRVVMIAHSAFLILAAYLAWWFNRETGIDPLVSLVVTVPLFFLTGVVMQRLLVSRLKPLTLTMMSVLLTFAVALIIEGALGFFFTGTQRRIPLPYASASLEVFGAQVPVVKLIAFGLAAVALAGLFVLLKYTKFGQALRATIQHPEAARLVGINTDRVAGYGFGLGLATAAIGGTALSLDATIYPSLHWHWIGPLMAIIVVGGLGSIPGAAIAALVLGVAQSLLQLPLGPTWAQTVFYVALFATLMFRPQGFFGGRLAQRF, from the coding sequence GTGAGCGGATCCCTCCTCCTCCAAAGCCTCATCCTCGGTGTGCTGCTGGGCGGGCTCTACGCCCTCCTGGCCGCCGGGCTCACCCTCTACTTCGGCATCATGCGAGTGGTGATGATCGCGCACTCCGCGTTCCTCATCCTCGCCGCCTACCTCGCGTGGTGGTTCAACCGGGAGACCGGCATCGACCCCCTCGTGTCGCTCGTGGTCACCGTGCCGCTGTTCTTCCTCACCGGCGTCGTGATGCAGCGGCTGCTCGTGTCGAGGCTCAAGCCGCTGACCCTCACGATGATGTCCGTGCTGCTCACCTTCGCGGTCGCGCTCATCATCGAGGGCGCCCTCGGCTTCTTCTTCACCGGCACGCAGCGGCGCATCCCGCTGCCGTACGCGAGTGCGAGCCTCGAGGTGTTCGGCGCGCAGGTCCCGGTGGTGAAGCTGATCGCCTTCGGCCTCGCGGCGGTCGCGCTCGCCGGTCTGTTCGTGCTGCTGAAGTACACGAAGTTCGGACAGGCGCTGCGCGCCACGATCCAGCATCCGGAGGCCGCGCGTCTGGTCGGCATCAACACCGACCGGGTGGCGGGGTACGGGTTCGGGCTCGGGCTCGCGACCGCCGCGATCGGCGGCACGGCGCTCTCGCTCGACGCGACGATCTACCCGTCGCTGCACTGGCACTGGATCGGCCCGCTCATGGCCATCATCGTGGTCGGCGGTCTCGGCAGCATCCCCGGTGCGGCCATCGCCGCGCTGGTGCTCGGCGTCGCGCAGAGTCTGCTGCAGCTGCCTCTCGGGCCGACCTGGGCGCAGACGGTGTTCTACGTCGCCCTGTTCGCCACGCTCATGTTCCGCCCGCAGGGATTCTTCGGAGGTCGTCTTGCCCAGCGTTTCTAG